A window of the Zerene cesonia ecotype Mississippi chromosome 12, Zerene_cesonia_1.1, whole genome shotgun sequence genome harbors these coding sequences:
- the LOC119830976 gene encoding uncharacterized protein LOC119830976, with translation MPAEDVSDLRDVVDAINRLCDTMKTADYGFVEREREEEAVECEREPVEWRQELVGPEEVVVRQVETYVAEKWSETVIEEAAAAERLASTFAVERWSDTVLEEVSDTKQLVTVCEPISEYYTASSEVSLLSDEMVQVAVDDKDKIVNYASSEVSLQSDELAQFGSDDLEQRDDRNSVMAGHVAAMRERFESMTRTNTPCPDLMRSASPSFDIFRNITPSPDQLDKS, from the exons ATGCCGGCGGAGGACGTCAGCGACCTGCGCGACGTGGTCGACGCGATCAACAGGCTGTGCGACACCATGAAGACTGCCGACTACGGATTTGTCGAGCGGGAACGGGAGGAGGAGGCGGTGGAGTGCGAACGAGAGCCGGTCGAATGGCGGCAGGAGCTCGTCGGACCGGAGGAAGTGGTCGTCAGACAG GTGGAGACGTACGTCGCTGAGAAGTGGAGCGAGACGGTAATTGAAGAGGCCGCAGCGGCGGAGCGGCTAGCTTCCACGTTCGCGGTCGAAAGGTGGAGCGATACGGTGCTGGAAGAAGTGTCGGATACGAAACAATTGGTGACCGTCTGTGAACCTATTAGTGAATATTATACGGCGTCATCTGAAGTGTCCTTACTCTCTGATGAAATGGTTCAAGTGGCGGTCGATGATAAGGATAAAATCGTGAACTACGCGTCATCGGAGGTGTCTCTGCAATCGGATGAATTGGCGCAATTCGGTAGCGATGATTTGGAACAGAGGGACGACAGGAACAGCGTGATGGCCGGCCACGTGGCGGCCATGAGGGAGAGGTTCGAGAGCATGACGAGAACGAACACGCCGTGCCCGGACCTCATGCGGTCCGCGTCGCCGTCTTTCGACATCTTCAGAAACATCACCCCATCCCCGGATCAATTAGACAAATCATAG
- the LOC119830645 gene encoding BUB3-interacting and GLEBS motif-containing protein ZNF207-like isoform X1: MGRKKKKASKPWCWYCNREFDDEKILIQHQKAKHFKCHICHKKLYTGPGLSIHCMQVHKEAIDKVPNSLPNRSNIEIEIYGMEGIPPEDIKEHERQKTGGGKVSDSDDDEPAAKKKATSALLGPGPSNVTQGILPTPMGPVPPGMYPGHMAMNHMIPHFMQAPRMMMPGMRPLFPAVSVPVSTPSKPTFPAYSNATISAPPTTSTSSSDPKENGDVKPPPANSCPLVTATGAGSKIIHPPEDVSLEEIRARNMKYRPRPKPDQPSTPVSAPTMITPSTSQAEVQHTLQVAAHMSAAVAAARQQALRRPVLPAGVPVPGMGGMGGMGGMGGMVGMLGQVRVPVPVSMPLPVLPVMPQFNLVRPLQPGMLLPGGMMPMGAMFPGGVPGLPMMQPRYR; encoded by the exons atgggtAGAAAGAAGAAGAAGGCCTCTAAACCTTGGTGCTG GTATTGCAATAGGGAATTTGACGacgaaaaaattttaatacaacatCAAAAAgcgaaacattttaaatgccaCATATGCCACAAAAAACTGTATACGGGACCAGGGCTCTCGATTCACTGCATGCAG GTTCACAAAGAAGCTATAGACAAAGTTCCAAATTCATTACCAAATAGGTCAAATATAGAAATTGAAATCTATGGTATGGAAGGTATACCCCCTGAAGATATAAAGGAGCATGAAAGGCAGAAAACAG GTGGTGGCAAGGTGTCAGAcagtgatgatgatgaaccaGCCGCTAAGAAGAAGGCAACATCAGCACTG cTGGGTCCAGGACCATCAAATGTCACACAGGGGATCTTACCGACCCCCATGGGTCCTGTTCCGCCAGGAATGTATCCTGGTCACATGGCTATGAATCATATGATACCACATTTTATGCAAGCACCTAG aaTGATGATGCCTGGCATGAGGCCGCTCTTCCCAGCTGTCAGTGTTCCTGTATCCACACCTAGTAAACCTACCTTCCCTGCATACAG CAATGCCACAATAAGCGCACCGCCAACCACATCGACAAGCAGTAGCGATCCCAAAGAGAACGGAGATGTGAAACCACCACCGGCCAACTCCTGTCCGCTAGTCACAGCCACCGGAGCTGGTTCCAAGATCATCCATCCCCCAGAAGACGTGTCCCTCGAGGAGATCAGGGCGAGAAACATGAAGTACCGGCCGCGACCTAAACCGGACCAGCCTAGTACCCCTGTCTCCGCTCCCACCATGATCACACCAAGCACCAGTCAGGCTGAG GTGCAGCACACCCTGCAGGTGGCGGCGCACATGTCGGCGGCCGTGGCGGCGGCGCGCCAGCAGGCGCTGCGCCGGCCCGTGCTGCCCGCCGGCGTGCCCGTGCCCGGCATGGGCGGCATGGGCGGCATGGGGGGCATGGGCGGCATGGTGGGCATGCTCGGCCAGGTGCGCGTGCCCGTGCCCGTGTCGATGCCGCTGCCCGTGCTGCCCGTCATGCCGCAGTTCAACCTCGTGCGCCCGCTGCAGCCCG GGATGCTGCTCCCGGGCGGGATGATGCCGATGGGCGCCATGTTCCCGGGCGGCGTGCCCGGCCTGCCCATGATGCAGCCGCGCTATCGGTAG
- the LOC119830645 gene encoding BUB3-interacting and GLEBS motif-containing protein ZNF207-like isoform X2 produces the protein MGRKKKKASKPWCWYCNREFDDEKILIQHQKAKHFKCHICHKKLYTGPGLSIHCMQVHKEAIDKVPNSLPNRSNIEIEIYGMEGIPPEDIKEHERQKTGGGKVSDSDDDEPAAKKKATSALLGPGPSNVTQGILPTPMGPVPPGMYPGHMAMNHMIPHFMQAPRMMMPGMRPLFPAVSVPVSTPSKPTFPAYSNATISAPPTTSTSSSDPKENGDVKPPPANSCPLVTATGAGSKIIHPPEDVSLEEIRARNMKYRPRPKPDQPSTPVSAPTMITPSTSQAEVAAHMSAAVAAARQQALRRPVLPAGVPVPGMGGMGGMGGMGGMVGMLGQVRVPVPVSMPLPVLPVMPQFNLVRPLQPGMLLPGGMMPMGAMFPGGVPGLPMMQPRYR, from the exons atgggtAGAAAGAAGAAGAAGGCCTCTAAACCTTGGTGCTG GTATTGCAATAGGGAATTTGACGacgaaaaaattttaatacaacatCAAAAAgcgaaacattttaaatgccaCATATGCCACAAAAAACTGTATACGGGACCAGGGCTCTCGATTCACTGCATGCAG GTTCACAAAGAAGCTATAGACAAAGTTCCAAATTCATTACCAAATAGGTCAAATATAGAAATTGAAATCTATGGTATGGAAGGTATACCCCCTGAAGATATAAAGGAGCATGAAAGGCAGAAAACAG GTGGTGGCAAGGTGTCAGAcagtgatgatgatgaaccaGCCGCTAAGAAGAAGGCAACATCAGCACTG cTGGGTCCAGGACCATCAAATGTCACACAGGGGATCTTACCGACCCCCATGGGTCCTGTTCCGCCAGGAATGTATCCTGGTCACATGGCTATGAATCATATGATACCACATTTTATGCAAGCACCTAG aaTGATGATGCCTGGCATGAGGCCGCTCTTCCCAGCTGTCAGTGTTCCTGTATCCACACCTAGTAAACCTACCTTCCCTGCATACAG CAATGCCACAATAAGCGCACCGCCAACCACATCGACAAGCAGTAGCGATCCCAAAGAGAACGGAGATGTGAAACCACCACCGGCCAACTCCTGTCCGCTAGTCACAGCCACCGGAGCTGGTTCCAAGATCATCCATCCCCCAGAAGACGTGTCCCTCGAGGAGATCAGGGCGAGAAACATGAAGTACCGGCCGCGACCTAAACCGGACCAGCCTAGTACCCCTGTCTCCGCTCCCACCATGATCACACCAAGCACCAGTCAGGCTGAG GTGGCGGCGCACATGTCGGCGGCCGTGGCGGCGGCGCGCCAGCAGGCGCTGCGCCGGCCCGTGCTGCCCGCCGGCGTGCCCGTGCCCGGCATGGGCGGCATGGGCGGCATGGGGGGCATGGGCGGCATGGTGGGCATGCTCGGCCAGGTGCGCGTGCCCGTGCCCGTGTCGATGCCGCTGCCCGTGCTGCCCGTCATGCCGCAGTTCAACCTCGTGCGCCCGCTGCAGCCCG GGATGCTGCTCCCGGGCGGGATGATGCCGATGGGCGCCATGTTCCCGGGCGGCGTGCCCGGCCTGCCCATGATGCAGCCGCGCTATCGGTAG